ATCTCATCCATGGTGTACCCTCCTTGTCAGGCTGCATTGATTGCCTAGGTTTCCGCTAATAGCAAGTCCCATACCCTAAGGTTTTGACAACGCATCCAGGATAAGGCCGATCTGGCGCAGGTATTGCTCGTAGCGGTGAGCGAAAAGCGGAAGTTCGTTCTCCCCGTAGTCCAGAAGCTTGTCGGCATCCGTCTCCGATATGCAGTACAATCCATTCTGGTATGTCCAGTTCAGGGTGGGGAAGGCCGGGATCATCGGTGCTTCGGGAGCCATCGAGACCAGGACCTGACGATACGGATCATTCTCCTCCACCGTTGGCACGCTCGTGCAGCCGGTTGAGACGATCAAGACGGCCGGCAGAATCACCGCTTTCAGGAGGTTCGATCTTTTCAGGAGGTTTTTCTTGGGTGATGGTGGTGATCTTCTGCTGTACTTCATCGATCTTCTCCAATTCCTGTTCTCGTTTCTTCACCGTAAATTGGGCTTGCTGGATATCCTTTTTCAGGTCCTTGGTCTTGTGTGCCTGCAATCGTGTGATCCCCAGCAACCCCAGGATGATGAGGATCAGCATCTGCATGATTTCATTCATCGGCTTTTCTCTCCATAAACTTTTTGACCAGTGGTTTCCAGAATGCCATGCACGCAGGAAGCTGCAGCAGGTAGATCACAATGGTGTACAGGACCACCAGGTATGGCGTGGGGTTCAGGCCGCCGTCGATGCCGGTCCCCACAACGATGCGGAATGTCACATACCCCAGGAGCGCCGAGCAGGCGAGGGCGACCAGTTTGATCTCGTTCTCGCTTGCCCTGTCACGGCGAAGGCTTTTCTTGTAGAGCTCCATCACCAAGCCTAAAAAGGCGGCGAAGGCAAGTAATATGGCACTGAGGATCATGTATGCTCCCCCTTGCTCCCAAGCAGCGACAGAAAGTAATCGTCCATCTTCTTCTCCTGCTCCTCACTCTCCCCGTTGATCTCATGGGTCCTCAGCGACTTGAAGATGACCTTGTCGTTCTCCAGTGCCATGACCAAGCCCATCTGGATCCTGCTGATGGTGGTCTTGATTTCCCTGAGGTCCTTGGCATAGGCAAGCCTGTCGTCGCTTTTCTTTGCAAGACGGTTGAGCAGCCACAGGACGATGCCCCCCGAGCCGAACAGGCATACCGAGAGAGTGGTGACGAGGGTGATCTCATCCATCCTGGGCCTCCTGGGAGGCGACTACCTCATAGGGGTAATCCAATCCGTCGCGCTGGACGGTCACCCCTGACGTCGAGCCGGTGAGTTCGATGTAGCGCCTGACGATGACGTCGCAGTACTTCTCATCCAGCTCGATGGTGGCACAGCTCCGTTCGGTCTGCTCACAGGCGACCAGGGTGCTGCCGCTGCCGCCGAACGGGTCGAGCACCAGCGTGTTGCTCATCGAGGAGTTCATGATCGGGTAGGCCAGGAGGGCCACCGGCTTCATCGTGGGATGCTCGCCGTTCTTCTTGGGCTTGTCGAATTCCCAGATGGTCGATTCCTTGCGCCCGGTGTACCACAGGTGTTTGCCCTTCTTCTTCCATCCGAAGAGCACCGGCTCGTGCTGCCACTGGTAGGGCGAGCGGCCGAGCACCAGCGACTGCTTTTTCCAGATGCAGGTGCCCGAGAGGTAGAAACCCGCCTCACAGAAGGCCTTACGGAAGTTCAGTCCCTCGGTATCGGCATGGAATACGTAGATGGAGGCATCGTCGGCCATGTGCTTTGCGGTGTTCGTGAAGGCATCGAGCAGGAACTGCAGAAAAGCATCGCCTGCCATATTGTCGTTCTTGATCTTGCCGGCCGAGCCCTCATAGTTGACGTTGTAGGGTGGGTCGGTGACCACCAGGTTCGCCTTGGCACCCGCCATGAGCAGCTCGAATGTCTCGGCCTTGGTGCTGTCCCCGCATACCAAGCGGTGCCTTCCCAGTTTCCACAGGTCCCCACTCTTGGTGAGCGCTGGCTTTTCCAGTTCTGCTTCCACGTCGAAGTCGTCGTCGTGCACACCGTCGGCAAGCGAGTCCTTGAACAGGTCGTCGATCTCTGCCGGGTCGAAGCCGGTGAGCGATACGTCGAAGTCCAGACCCTGCAGATCGGTTATGAGCAAGGCCAACTTGTCCTTGTCCCACTCGCCGCTGATCTTGTTCAGTGCAATGTTGAGGGCCTTTTCCTTGTCCTCGGAGAGATCCACGACCACGCACTCGAGCTCGGTGTGCCCGGCATCCCTGAGGATTTTCAACCTCTGGTGGCCCCCTACGACCCGGCCGGTGGTCCTGTTCCAGATCACCGGTTCGACGTAGCCGAACTGCTCGATGGAGCGCTTGAGCTTCTCATACTCGGCATCGCCGCTCTTAAGGTCCTTGCGCGGGTTGTAGTCAGCAGGCAGCAACTCATCGATGTGTTTCTGTTCAATGGTCATGATCAAGTTCTCCCTTGAGCGCCTCGATATACCGCTCGCTCACCTGTTCCCACGCAAAGAGGGAATTGCCGAAATGGCCGTAGCAGGAGGTAAGGTTGTATATGGGACTGCGCAGCCCCAACTCCTCGATGATGTCCTTCGGCTTGAGGCTGAAAACCTTACTCACTGCCTCGGCAAGCCTGGCATCATCAACCCTGCCGGTTGCGAATGTGTGTACATTCACGGCAACAGGCTCGGCCTTTCCGATGGCGTAGGAGATCGCTACACCGCAGCGCTTGGCAAGACCGGCTGAGACGATGTTCTTGGCGATCATGCGCGCCATGTAAGCCCCGCTTCGGTCCACCTTGGTCGCATCCTTGCCGCTGAAGGCGCCACCTCCGTGGAGTGCCAGGCCCCCGTAGGTGTCCACCATGATCTTGCGACCTGTCAGGCCGGTGTCGGCACCGGGCCCGCCCTCAACGAAACGGCCGGATGGGTTGATGAGGATACGGGTGTGTGCATCGATGGGGAAGTGAATGAAGGCAGGCTCGAGCACCTTTTCGATGAGCTCGCCCTTGAGGGTGTCCAGATTCTTGTCACGCTCATGCTGGACCGAGACGATGACGGCGGACACCCTGACGGGCTTGTCATTCTCGTACTCCACCGATACCTGTGCCTTGCCGTCGCTGCGGATTCCCATGATGGTTCCGTTCTTCCTGCACGTGTCCAGGATGCTGCAGATGCGGTGGGAGAGTTCAAGAGGCAAGGGGATGCAGGTGGGTGTCTCGTCGGTTGCATATCCGTACACCGTGCCCTGGTCCCCGGCTCCCAATTCATCCACCTTACCCTCGGCATCCCTGATCTCCAGGGCTGTATCGACGCCGCCTGCAATGTCCGGACTCTGGTTGTGGAGGAACACGCTGATGGTGAATTCCTTGGGGTTGTAGCCACACTCTGCAAGGGCGGTCCGTACGGTTTGGCGTATGTTGACCTTGGTGCGGCTGGTGATCTCTCCGGCGACGATGATCCGGCCCTTGGTCGCCATGACCTCGCAGGCCACGCGCGAATATGCATCGCTGCTCAGGCAGGCATCGAGTATCGAGTCGGCGATGTAGTCGCACAGCTTGTCGGGATGTCCTTGGCAGACACTCTCGGATGTGAGGTAGTTCTTCATGTTTGAATTCCTTTGGTTGTTTGATTGTTTTGCGCTACCGGCGTGCGGTGAGCAGTCGTTCCATCAGGTCATCCTGAGGGTTCGCTCCTTGGTATGAAGTGGCGTTGTTCTCCTTCACGATCTGGAAGATCTGGTACCAGATCTGGTTGACCTGTTTCATGTATTCACGACTCATCGCCACATACGGAGAAGCGATCGCAGCACCTGTGGTAGGGTGCTTTGCGAGGAAGCCGTACTCGCTGACTGCCATCTCGCACTGGATCCATCGCGCCACTGCCATCGCGTACTGGTGGATGATCTGGCTGCTGACTAAATTCTCACAGCGTCTGGTCTTGAGCCAATCCCATGTCTCCTGGAAGACCTCTGCAGCATCGAGCTCAATGCCACTCTTCTGGCTGACCGTCATGTAATATTTGACCTCAGGCATGTCCGCGCCCTCGAGCTCGGGAGCCTCGGGCAATTGCACCACGCGGGCCTCTCTGCCTTCGTGGATTTTCTTTGAGAGAGCCTTGGGTTTCCTCCCTGCACCGACGCGGGCACCGCCACGGTTGGTACCGTCTTTTGCCATGTCGCACCGCCTTCGTATGATGAGGGGGTCAATCCCCCGTTTGAATTCCAATTTTTCCGCGTGATTGCCCCTGCCCGTTGTACACCACATATGGTGTAGAGATTCAGATACCCCTAGGGTTGGCGCTACTAATAGTTACCTTTTAACGTTCCATCGGTCTCTCTGGCGCCCGTGGAGGGCTGAGTGGCACCTGTTGCATAGTGCCATGAGGTTCTCCTCGTCATCCGTACCACCATATCTAGTGGCAGTGATATGATGGGCAACCGTCGCTCGTGTAAGGCGTCCCTCTCTCCTGCACAGCTCGCAGAAGGGATGCCCTTCAAGGAATGTTTTCCGGGCCTTCCTCCAAGAGGATCCGTAGCGCTTGTGGGTGCCGGGATCTCGTTGGTTGCGTTCGTAGGTGCTCGCAGCCTCTTTCGCATGCTCCTCGCAGTACCGACCTTCGGTGAGTCGTGGACAGCCTGGATGGCTGCACGGTCGCTTGGGCTTGTAGGGCATGAGGGGTACTCCTTGGGGCAAAAAGAAAGCCCGGGAGGAATTCCCGAGCTCTCGATTGGACTTGTCTGAGTGTACAGTAGCGTGAAAAACAAACTGAGCACAACTGTTATTTTCTGATATTTTAACGATTGGATACAAGTGTTCCTGAAGTGATTACGGTTCTTATTGTGAATTTTAGGAAACGATAATCTGTGCTATCCTAAGTAATAGAATTTTCTGCGGTCATTACTGAGAAAGAAATGGCAGTCGGGTTGATTTTGTTGAAAAGCCTACAAAAGGATTGAGATCCATGAATATTAAAGAATTTGAGAAGGTCTATTGGGGATATTATCTACATCTAGAAAATCGATTTCTGATCACGGGAGATTATGTTTCTTTCGATGAAACGAATTATGGAACGTTCTCGAATGAGTATGTTGCACTTTTACAGACGGTTTGTTCAGAGATCGACGTAATACTCAAGGATATGTGTGGGTATCCAAGAGCCAATAATAAAACAATTAAAGATTATGCAGTTGATATAAAAAGCCGATTTCCCTCTGTTGAATCAGAAAGGATTCTAATAAACTACTTCAACTGTGAGATCAAGCCATTTGAAAACCTTTCTGGAACAATGGTTTGGTGGAAAAATTACAATGCTGTTAAACACGATCGTATTAATAACTTTGATGCTGCTAACCTGCAATCAGTTGTGGGTTCTCTTGCTGCGCTTTTTCTACTGAATAGACTCTATTTGAAATCAATAGATACAAACGCATACCATTTCATTATTCAGTCAAGATTATTCAAGAATCCTGATTGGGATGATAAGGGACTTCAAATGGGATTCAAAGTAAAGGATGGGCATTTAGTTTCGATCTTTCCTGATGATGATAATAATTAGACTATCATTTTGATAAAATTATGACCATATTCTGTAGCTTCTGAATATTCCACCCAGGAAAAGGGTGGAACGAAATATCATATAGAAGGAACCCTCACCAACCCCAGCGCCTTCCTATGCAGGTGGTAGATGTAGTCCTGGCTGTAATTCAGTTGGGATGCGATCTGGTCCCAGCCCAGGAAGGTGAGGTACCGCATCTCCAGCAGCGTCTCACACTCCATGCTGTTGACACTTCGGATCGCATCAGCGATTTCTGTCTTGAGAAGTATCAACTGTGCAATGCTGGTGTTGATCTCATTTTCCAGTTCGGTGATCCGCACCACCGCCTCCTCCACAGGGGAACGCCGGATCGACGGGGCCTTGGGGACCTCGGTGAGTTTGGGAGATACATAGACGGCATGACTTCTGAGCCAATCGAGCTGACGTTCCTTGGTCTTGATGCGTTTGTCCAGATACCATGCCTGTGACAGATATTCCTTTGTTTTCATGTTCTTGCCTCCTGTAGGTGAATCTTGGTGAAGTCGGGGTTGATGTCGCACAGGAAATCAAACCACTCGCTCTTGAAAAACCGCTCGATCTCATCCTTGTCTGCCCATGCGTATAGGTAATCGGGGTTGTCTTCCAACTGGGACATCGCCTTGTGCCAGTCCATCACAGCTCGATCTACAATTGCTGCCGCCAGCTGCCTCATGCTTGACTCGGTCATCGGCTACCCCCTGTAAGTTCGGCCTTCACCGCCTCGATCAGAGCATTCTGGGTTAGTGCCTTACCTGAAAGAACCTTTATGATGCGCTCATCGATGGTCTTCTCGGTGATGAGATGTTGGACCACCACCGTCTCGGACTTCTGGCCTTGGCGCCACAGGCGCGCTACCGTCTGCTGGTAGAGTTCGAGGCTCCAGGTAAGGCCGAACCAGATCAGGAAGCTCCCCCCGCCTTGGAGATTCAATCCGTGCCCGGCGGAGGCTGGGTGTATCAGAGCGGCCTGCAGTTTTCCCTGGTTCCATTTCAAAAGGCTTTCACTCGAATCCAGAGTCGAAAACGATACCCCCAGCTTCTCCAGCCTCCCCGCAATCCGCTGAAGGTCGTGCTTGAACCAATAGGCCACCAGCACACTTTTTCCGTTGGCCGCCTCAATGAGGTCCTCAAGCGCATCGAGCTTGCGATCGTGAAGGGCAATGGTCTTCCCGTCGTCGGTGTACACAGCCCCATTTGCCAGCTGCAGCAGCTTGCCCGACAGGCTTGCCGCATTGGCTGCTGTCACCTGTCCTCCGGAGGCGTCGAGCACCAGATCTTTCCGTAGTCTTTCATAGGCCATCCGCTCATCGCCGCTGAGGGAAATCTTATATTCATTGGTCACGAGCTCGGGCATCCTGATATGGTCCTGGGCCTTCATGGAGATGGTGATGTCCTCGATCGCTTGGTAGATCCTTTCCTCCGCACCGGGGGCGGGTTTATAGCTGAACACCACCTGTCCGCTTCTCTTGTCTGGGGTGAAATACGCATTACGATAGGCTCCGATGAACCTTCCGAGTCTCACACCCTTGTCCAGAATCTTGAACTGGGCCCAAAGGTCGATCAGGCCGTTGCTGGCCGGGGTACCGGTCAGGCCAACGATGCGTTTTACCACAGGACGGCGCTTCATCAGCGCTCTGAAGCGCTTGGAGCGGTGGTTCTTGAACGATGAGAGCTCGTCGACGACCACCATGTCGAAGTCGAAGGGCAGGGCGCTTTCTTCGATGAGCCACTGCACGTTCTCGCGATTGATGATGTACAGGTCAGCCTTGCGCTCGAGTGCTGTAATTCGCTCGGCGGTACTTCCCACGGCCACTGACGGAATCAAATCCCCAAGGTGATCCCACTTGCCGATTTCGGCAGGCCACGTATCCCTGGCAACCCGAAGAGGCGCGATGATCAGTACCTTGCGCACCAGGAATGAATCGAAGAGGAGATTGGAAAGGGCCGTCAGGGTGATGACCGTTTTGCCAAGTCCCATCTGCAGTAATACCGCTGCCACGGGGTGCTCCTCTATGAAGTCGCTCGCATACTGTTGGTAGTCATGCGGTGTATATGTCATTGATGATCTCCTCTATCTGCTCTCTTGCATCCAGCACGTATGCCTTGAATCCCAGGGCCCTCAACATTTCATGCCTTACCTGTTGGAGTGCCCTCATCTTTTTGCCCGGGGCCTTCACTTCCACAAAGCCGCACCGTCCGCCGGGCAGCAGGACCAATCGGTCCGGCATTCCATCGAAGCCCGGGCTTATGAATTTCACAGCCCGGCCTCCCATCTTTTTCACAGCCATCACCAGCTGCAACTCGATCTCTTTCTCAAGCATTCCAAATCTCCCTTTGGAACGAAGGAACGAGTGGAACGAAAGGAACAGGGGGTCCTATAAAGTCCCACGTGCGTATATACGCCCTCGCCGCCACACTCATCCCCTGTATATCTACTTCCACTTATGTAGTAGATATTCTTGTTCCATTGTTCCTGATGCCCCAAAACGTGCTCCTCAGAACGGGATTGCGTCATAGTCCAATGGAACCAGTTCTGGAACAGGCTTGGAACGTTCTGAAGATTGTTCCGTCCCCTGGAAAACGTAGGCGCGTTGCTTTCCGTAAATCGGGAAGTATCGCGTTCCTGTTTTTGTTACTTGGTATTTGCCCCAGCTCTCGATCTTCTGCATGATGGCAGTGATCGCATATGAGTCGTTCTTGCTGATCATGGCGGGGTCCTTGCCGAAGCATTCGCACCAGATCTCCATATTGCAGACCACGGTTCTCCTGACGGTCCCCTTTACCGTCATGCCGCTGTCCTTCTCCGAAAGGAATGCACGTCGTGCATAGAGGTCCATCGCTTCCCAGTTCTCGGGGAGCAGAAAGTCGAGGTAATTCCTGACGTAACCCTCGCGCACGTCGATCTCCATGGCTTCGCTCTGGACCTCCTCCGCCTCCTCCAGAAAGTCTCCCTCGAGATACAGTTTTTCGCCATTTTCCCAGATTGACTTTGCTTCCGCCCAGAACTGGGTCCGATATGCCTCTGAATATTGCCAGGTCATCTTATGCCGAGCCAGGTTGGACTTGATGATCCAGTACCGGCGATTGCCGGTGATGTCGCGAAGGTACCCGTGTTCTCCGTTGACCGTCGCGATGATCACACACTGGCGGGGATGGCTTTCGACCACCTTGCCATAGCTGGGGCGGTATTGGTCGTCGGATGTGGAGAAGAATGCCTTCACTTTCTCAATGTCGGCTTTCTTTATTCCCGCCAGTTCCCCGATCTCTGCGATCCACACCCCCTGCAGCTTCTCCGCACCTGCCTTGGACTCCATATCGGCTAAAGAGAGGGTTTCGGAATAGTATTCACTGCCCACAAGGTCTTTCACGATCGTGCTCTTGCCGATACCTTGTTCGCCGTCAAGCACCAGGACGTTATCGAACTTGGTGCCCGGGTGGTAGACGCGCGCCACAGAGGCGGCGAATGTCTTGCGGGTGATCTCCCTGACATAGGGGGTATCGTCGGCTTTCAGGTACTGGATGAAAAGCTCCTCGACCCTTGTTTCACCATCCCATGGCGGCAAGCCATTCAGATAGTCGCGGATGGGGTGGAAATGGCGGTCATCTGAGATCTTCGTGAACGACACATCATGATTGCGGCTCGAGAAACACCCATAGCGGATATCGATGAGGGATTTCAGCTGTGCCGTATCAGCATCGCGCCAGAAGTTGTTTCCCACCGGCCTGTCCCATGGCATCTTGGATGTGACTTGGATTCGCCCGGCAAGATCGTTGAAAGCAAACCCCGCGAGATCCGGATCATTGTCGAGGATCAGGTTCAGGTTCCACACGCAATTTTTGAGCACGGTGCTCCTGGTCTCGTATATCAACCGTTTTTTCCAGTCCTCTTCCGGTACAAAGTCAGCCTCTGCTTCCATTCTGCGCTCATGAAGGATGAGCAACTTCACCCGTTCGTCCTTGCTGGCAAGATCTGCCATGGCGTTGAATGATTTCTTTGGATCATCATCCCCGAAGCGATGCACTCTTACCAAGTCGAATGCATTGAGAGTCTTGTTGCATGCAGGATCGGACGCGTGATGTGAGTAGGCGAATTTGCCATCATAGATCACCACTCCGGCACTTGAGTCGGCGGGAATGTAGTCGTACCTTCCCTCTTGGGTGGAGAGAGCATACACACCGGAAAGGAACGCATCGATTGCTTCGTCGATCGGATGGTAGGCTCGACAGAATACCCCCACAATTCCTTCTTTCGTCAGCGGATCACTTTGGCTACGCATCGAGGTTTGGATGATCTCGGACTGACGGGAACTGACCGGCCATTGGGAGGCATCCTTCCAGTCGTGGTACATGCCAAGGTACTTGTCGGGATCAAGCGCACTCCCATCCTGGGCTTCGAATAAGAATTCCCCGTTCGATGGACAGCTCGCCCAGTACATCATGCGGTTGGCCTGGTAGGTGGAGTCATCGAAATAGTCTATGCCAATCTGCTTCGCGACCATGCGCATGAGAGCGGGGTACTCGTCCTCGCCTACTTCACGGGTGAACGGGAACACGATGCGACAACGGGGATTCTCAGGAGCATGGCTGTGTGTTGAGTAGAGGAAATAGGTTATACCCGTCAAGGAACTCTTCACCTTGGTGGGGAAGTCTTCTCCGCCATCGATATGGTCTGCATCCAGGGTTCCCACCATCCGGCAAATCACGTGACCATTCTTTCGGATGCCTTCCTTCAACCATCCTCCGACGAAGCCTCCCTGGTCCTTCAGCTGATCACGTTGGACACGTGGGAGCCGAGGGTACTCCTGTACCGTCTCCGAGGTTCGGATGGGGTTGGCGTTGCGATCCTTTATCGCTTGCCAGGTCATTTCCTGATTCTTGTACTTCCGGTCGGTCTTTCGGTTGCAGAGTGCAACCTTGATGAGTTGATCGTTCATTGTATCTCCTTCAGGAAGTCGTCCCATGCGGTGATCGGATAACTGTTCACCGTACCGAAGCGTTCGTCGTTCGTTTCGCACGAGCGAATCTCGATCGCTCGTGACCGACAGAATGCCGACAGCTGCTTGCCGATGGCCTGCGATTGTGCAAGATTCCAGTGCTTACCGAAAACCTTGTTATATTTCGCCACGGTGTAGAACTGCAGCGAGGCATTCAAGGCGATCTCGAGGGTTTCATTTTCTTCCGTGAGGTCCATGATCCGTCGCTGCGCCTCGAGTGCTCTTTGGTGTGCAATCTGCAGTGCGCGTTCCATGATGTGTTCGGGAGAGTTCCATGCTTCCTCTACGGCAATGAAGTATTGGCGGAACTTGCGGCCTATCGCTGAGCGCTGCAGCATGCACAGCTCCTTGGCCATCGTTATGGTGATCTCGTGATTCATGCTCGGACGCCCTCCGATACTTTTACTTGCTTTCGAGTAAAAGTCCTTTCCTTCCACAAAGCCGTATTGGCACATGCGGGGGAACCAGTCGTTGTATCGGGTTGGCACCTGCATCGCTATGTGCAGATTCCGCGCGTTGACAGTTGGAGTTGGGGTTTCATAGTTGATGGGAATCAGCGTATCTAATGAAGGGGATGTCCTTTCACTGGAATGACACACATCATTGTTACACAGGTCTTGGCTATCACAGGGTAAGGTTTTTCGACTCATAATTATTCCTCCTTCTTATTGCCGGAAAACCGTACCCCCTTAATTTGGGAAAAGGAGAACCACCAGAGGAGAAACTGGAATGATCACGTGTTCCTGGGTTCAGTCTCGTGGCAATCGCTGCCAAAAAATCTCACCTTGTATCCCTTGCAGCGTGCCCTATCAATCTCAATTTGCATTCCTGTACTGATTCGTTCTCCAAACACCCATACCTCCGAACATTTGCTCATGAGGAGGTGCGTATGGTTTCCGACAATCGCATGCAGAGCTCATCGAATGTCGTGGTCTTGTTTGTCCAGGTTTTCCCATAGCAACTATTGCCATAGGCTATGGGCAGGTTACGCATATCGTATGCTCCTTGGTAAATAAGTAGAGAGTTTTCATGACGATTAGACACTCCTTACCTACCACCGAAAAAGCGTACCCCTTGAGTTAGAAATTCATTATTTGAATTGGAGAAAGAAATAGTTTTACCAAGTACATCGCTATATAATTAATGATTTATAGGGCGGACTGACCAAGTCTGTGGTACTATTAACGACGTGTATCATTAATGTTACTTCTCACAGCTATTAACTTATTAAATTTTATATATTTGAGTCATCTTTGGTTTTACTCAAATTATTTGTGGGGAACTTATGGATAAACTTATTTCAACAATTTATATCAAACAGGATATTGCCAATCAATCGCTACTGGTAAATGCATTATCGCAGGCTATTGTAAAGATACTGTATTCAGCAGATGAAGGTATTGATTTTCGAGCTATTAAAGCAAATTTGAGAAAATTAGTTGGGTCTCAAATTGACGATACAAGAATTGATGAATCCCTTAATGAATTAGTTAAAAATAGCTATGTCAAGAAAAGCAAAGGGAACTATAAAATTCGGGACTTCTACAGGAGAAAACTTAAGTCATTATATGACCAAAGAAGTCAAAGGTTAAACTCAGTTCTTGAAGAATACTTTTCTGATAGCGATCTTGATAAGGGAACTCTTCAAAGTTGGTTTGAAGATATGAATACGAAA
The sequence above is a segment of the Sphaerochaeta pleomorpha str. Grapes genome. Coding sequences within it:
- a CDS encoding HNH endonuclease signature motif containing protein — its product is MCRREGRLTRATVAHHITATRYGGTDDEENLMALCNRCHSALHGRQRDRWNVKR
- a CDS encoding antA/AntB antirepressor family protein is translated as MSRKTLPCDSQDLCNNDVCHSSERTSPSLDTLIPINYETPTPTVNARNLHIAMQVPTRYNDWFPRMCQYGFVEGKDFYSKASKSIGGRPSMNHEITITMAKELCMLQRSAIGRKFRQYFIAVEEAWNSPEHIMERALQIAHQRALEAQRRIMDLTEENETLEIALNASLQFYTVAKYNKVFGKHWNLAQSQAIGKQLSAFCRSRAIEIRSCETNDERFGTVNSYPITAWDDFLKEIQ
- a CDS encoding P27 family phage terminase small subunit, whose product is MAKDGTNRGGARVGAGRKPKALSKKIHEGREARVVQLPEAPELEGADMPEVKYYMTVSQKSGIELDAAEVFQETWDWLKTRRCENLVSSQIIHQYAMAVARWIQCEMAVSEYGFLAKHPTTGAAIASPYVAMSREYMKQVNQIWYQIFQIVKENNATSYQGANPQDDLMERLLTARR
- a CDS encoding virulence-associated E family protein, translated to MNDQLIKVALCNRKTDRKYKNQEMTWQAIKDRNANPIRTSETVQEYPRLPRVQRDQLKDQGGFVGGWLKEGIRKNGHVICRMVGTLDADHIDGGEDFPTKVKSSLTGITYFLYSTHSHAPENPRCRIVFPFTREVGEDEYPALMRMVAKQIGIDYFDDSTYQANRMMYWASCPSNGEFLFEAQDGSALDPDKYLGMYHDWKDASQWPVSSRQSEIIQTSMRSQSDPLTKEGIVGVFCRAYHPIDEAIDAFLSGVYALSTQEGRYDYIPADSSAGVVIYDGKFAYSHHASDPACNKTLNAFDLVRVHRFGDDDPKKSFNAMADLASKDERVKLLILHERRMEAEADFVPEEDWKKRLIYETRSTVLKNCVWNLNLILDNDPDLAGFAFNDLAGRIQVTSKMPWDRPVGNNFWRDADTAQLKSLIDIRYGCFSSRNHDVSFTKISDDRHFHPIRDYLNGLPPWDGETRVEELFIQYLKADDTPYVREITRKTFAASVARVYHPGTKFDNVLVLDGEQGIGKSTIVKDLVGSEYYSETLSLADMESKAGAEKLQGVWIAEIGELAGIKKADIEKVKAFFSTSDDQYRPSYGKVVESHPRQCVIIATVNGEHGYLRDITGNRRYWIIKSNLARHKMTWQYSEAYRTQFWAEAKSIWENGEKLYLEGDFLEEAEEVQSEAMEIDVREGYVRNYLDFLLPENWEAMDLYARRAFLSEKDSGMTVKGTVRRTVVCNMEIWCECFGKDPAMISKNDSYAITAIMQKIESWGKYQVTKTGTRYFPIYGKQRAYVFQGTEQSSERSKPVPELVPLDYDAIPF
- a CDS encoding DEAD/DEAH box helicase translates to MTYTPHDYQQYASDFIEEHPVAAVLLQMGLGKTVITLTALSNLLFDSFLVRKVLIIAPLRVARDTWPAEIGKWDHLGDLIPSVAVGSTAERITALERKADLYIINRENVQWLIEESALPFDFDMVVVDELSSFKNHRSKRFRALMKRRPVVKRIVGLTGTPASNGLIDLWAQFKILDKGVRLGRFIGAYRNAYFTPDKRSGQVVFSYKPAPGAEERIYQAIEDITISMKAQDHIRMPELVTNEYKISLSGDERMAYERLRKDLVLDASGGQVTAANAASLSGKLLQLANGAVYTDDGKTIALHDRKLDALEDLIEAANGKSVLVAYWFKHDLQRIAGRLEKLGVSFSTLDSSESLLKWNQGKLQAALIHPASAGHGLNLQGGGSFLIWFGLTWSLELYQQTVARLWRQGQKSETVVVQHLITEKTIDERIIKVLSGKALTQNALIEAVKAELTGGSR
- a CDS encoding site-specific DNA-methyltransferase — protein: MTIEQKHIDELLPADYNPRKDLKSGDAEYEKLKRSIEQFGYVEPVIWNRTTGRVVGGHQRLKILRDAGHTELECVVVDLSEDKEKALNIALNKISGEWDKDKLALLITDLQGLDFDVSLTGFDPAEIDDLFKDSLADGVHDDDFDVEAELEKPALTKSGDLWKLGRHRLVCGDSTKAETFELLMAGAKANLVVTDPPYNVNYEGSAGKIKNDNMAGDAFLQFLLDAFTNTAKHMADDASIYVFHADTEGLNFRKAFCEAGFYLSGTCIWKKQSLVLGRSPYQWQHEPVLFGWKKKGKHLWYTGRKESTIWEFDKPKKNGEHPTMKPVALLAYPIMNSSMSNTLVLDPFGGSGSTLVACEQTERSCATIELDEKYCDVIVRRYIELTGSTSGVTVQRDGLDYPYEVVASQEAQDG
- a CDS encoding DUF1492 domain-containing protein: MKTKEYLSQAWYLDKRIKTKERQLDWLRSHAVYVSPKLTEVPKAPSIRRSPVEEAVVRITELENEINTSIAQLILLKTEIADAIRSVNSMECETLLEMRYLTFLGWDQIASQLNYSQDYIYHLHRKALGLVRVPSI
- the metK gene encoding methionine adenosyltransferase, whose product is MKNYLTSESVCQGHPDKLCDYIADSILDACLSSDAYSRVACEVMATKGRIIVAGEITSRTKVNIRQTVRTALAECGYNPKEFTISVFLHNQSPDIAGGVDTALEIRDAEGKVDELGAGDQGTVYGYATDETPTCIPLPLELSHRICSILDTCRKNGTIMGIRSDGKAQVSVEYENDKPVRVSAVIVSVQHERDKNLDTLKGELIEKVLEPAFIHFPIDAHTRILINPSGRFVEGGPGADTGLTGRKIMVDTYGGLALHGGGAFSGKDATKVDRSGAYMARMIAKNIVSAGLAKRCGVAISYAIGKAEPVAVNVHTFATGRVDDARLAEAVSKVFSLKPKDIIEELGLRSPIYNLTSCYGHFGNSLFAWEQVSERYIEALKGELDHDH
- a CDS encoding VRR-NUC domain-containing protein; translation: MLEKEIELQLVMAVKKMGGRAVKFISPGFDGMPDRLVLLPGGRCGFVEVKAPGKKMRALQQVRHEMLRALGFKAYVLDAREQIEEIINDIYTA